A single region of the Bifidobacterium asteroides DSM 20089 genome encodes:
- a CDS encoding restriction endonuclease PLD domain-containing protein, which produces MKLLNQPLDGALGDKLKSLLRSGEFSKLNIVVAFAKNSGVQRLINDFDDFIKSGGEINVYVGVDFDGTTYEALSALLPRTTSLFIIHAENEQTFHSKIYNFTGEDKNLLIVGSNNFTRGGLWTNMESSLIVSSDKKDDTTVQDEFISYIQSLRSLNKSKSCMQINSQNDIDLLLRNGYIKTEIETLIKNKSKKYGGSRNVHPLFGNGVRAKLPSLIKGPDSNSSISPFPDSRLESKTDAFTSTGADDETDETIWLETRKMTGGSRNILDLSAKSLLYSGNPEGTVYDIGTENYISGAVRFFGIDPINTKISKDIIINYNGIDYYGNTILFPKGKKANGTWRLQLKGRDASGNKITGQLKLNGNPSLPHKIITFTRVRDDCYSMSIFPDSKLSRFEKVSWLLAFNGSTNKARRLGIIKND; this is translated from the coding sequence ATGAAATTGCTGAACCAGCCTCTTGACGGGGCACTGGGAGATAAATTAAAATCACTGCTTCGATCTGGAGAATTTAGTAAATTAAATATTGTTGTAGCTTTCGCAAAAAACAGCGGCGTACAGAGGTTGATCAATGACTTTGATGATTTTATCAAGAGCGGTGGAGAGATCAATGTATATGTAGGGGTTGATTTCGATGGTACAACTTACGAAGCATTATCAGCATTACTGCCGCGAACAACTTCACTTTTTATTATTCACGCAGAAAATGAACAAACATTCCACAGCAAAATATATAACTTCACCGGTGAGGATAAAAACCTCTTGATAGTTGGCTCCAACAACTTTACCCGTGGAGGCCTGTGGACGAATATGGAAAGCTCCCTGATCGTTTCGTCGGATAAGAAAGATGATACGACGGTACAAGACGAGTTTATCTCCTACATTCAAAGCCTCAGATCATTAAACAAATCTAAATCTTGCATGCAAATCAATAGTCAAAATGATATCGACCTACTACTTAGAAACGGCTATATAAAAACAGAAATCGAGACTTTAATTAAGAACAAAAGCAAGAAATATGGGGGCTCAAGAAACGTCCATCCATTATTCGGCAATGGCGTCCGTGCAAAGCTTCCGAGCTTGATAAAAGGGCCAGATTCCAATTCCTCAATATCGCCATTTCCTGACTCTCGGCTCGAGAGTAAAACTGACGCGTTCACCTCTACTGGAGCAGACGATGAGACAGATGAGACAATTTGGCTTGAAACACGTAAGATGACAGGCGGGTCAAGAAACATTCTTGATTTGTCAGCAAAATCTTTACTTTACTCCGGCAATCCGGAAGGTACCGTTTATGACATTGGAACAGAAAACTATATTAGTGGGGCAGTGCGATTCTTCGGAATTGATCCGATCAATACGAAAATTAGCAAAGACATAATTATTAATTATAATGGAATCGACTATTATGGGAACACTATTTTATTTCCAAAAGGCAAAAAAGCAAATGGTACTTGGCGTTTACAGCTTAAAGGAAGGGATGCCTCAGGAAACAAAATCACCGGACAATTAAAACTCAATGGGAACCCTTCCCTGCCACATAAAATAATTACCTTCACAAGAGTTAGAGATGATTGCTATTCAATGTCGATCTTCCCGGATTCCAAACTTAGTCGTTTCGAAAAAGTTTCTTGGCTTCTAGCTTTTAATGGTTCAACTAATAAGGCCAGACGGTTAGGGATTATCAAAAACGACTGA
- a CDS encoding LacI family DNA-binding transcriptional regulator: MSKKVTLADVAAKAGVAVSTASKALRNSAQVSGPTRAKVFKAAAELSFSLNERQKQSQPPSLPKSVGLVTSDLDGQFSMPILIGAESYFGVESIPVFLCNAGRDPALEQHHIDNLLAYGVKGLLMVGWRTDPRPTLTSCPVPVVYANQASLNPHDCSVVTDNEDIGRLMVRHLVEGGSKKIVLIAGDPAFQSSIRRLKGEMAELDSRGLAAVRTVRYGGWNEETGRRTMISLLDEGVDFDGVACGNDEIARGCLDILHDRHVSVPDRVSVVGVDNRTAIVGNSRPPLTSVDLNLKAIGTRAASCLADMLDGRGHQGIECVKGTLVQRASTRMPL, from the coding sequence ATGAGCAAGAAAGTGACGCTGGCCGACGTGGCTGCCAAGGCGGGGGTTGCGGTGTCCACAGCCTCCAAGGCGCTGCGCAACAGCGCACAGGTCAGCGGCCCGACAAGGGCCAAGGTGTTCAAGGCCGCGGCGGAGCTCTCCTTTTCGCTCAATGAGCGTCAGAAACAGTCCCAGCCTCCCAGCCTGCCCAAGTCGGTGGGCCTGGTCACTTCAGACCTGGACGGTCAGTTCTCCATGCCTATTCTGATCGGCGCGGAAAGCTACTTCGGGGTCGAGTCCATTCCTGTTTTTCTCTGCAACGCCGGCAGAGACCCGGCTCTTGAACAGCACCATATAGATAATCTGCTGGCCTATGGCGTCAAAGGTCTGCTGATGGTCGGGTGGCGCACCGATCCACGGCCTACGCTAACCAGTTGCCCGGTGCCGGTTGTCTATGCCAACCAGGCGTCCTTGAATCCCCATGACTGCTCGGTCGTCACCGACAACGAAGATATCGGGCGGCTTATGGTCCGGCATCTGGTCGAGGGAGGATCCAAAAAAATCGTGCTGATCGCCGGCGATCCAGCCTTCCAGTCCTCGATCAGGCGACTTAAGGGCGAGATGGCCGAACTGGATAGCCGTGGTTTGGCTGCCGTGCGTACCGTTCGGTATGGGGGCTGGAACGAAGAGACCGGACGCCGCACCATGATTAGCCTGCTGGATGAGGGAGTCGACTTCGACGGGGTGGCTTGCGGCAACGACGAGATAGCCCGGGGGTGCCTGGATATTCTGCATGACCGGCATGTTTCCGTGCCGGATAGGGTATCGGTGGTCGGGGTTGACAATCGGACGGCCATTGTCGGCAACTCGCGTCCTCCGCTGACCAGCGTCGATCTGAATCTGAAGGCCATTGGCACCAGGGCGGCCAGCTGCCTGGCTGATATGCTGGACGGCCGAGGTCACCAAGGTATCGAATGCGTCAAGGGCACACTGGTCCAGCGCGCCTCTACCAGAATGCCCTTGTAA
- a CDS encoding type II toxin-antitoxin system RelB/DinJ family antitoxin translates to MCYNVARCNLISYGEVQMGTGPTTTIRIDPRVKKAASDIFDQIGISMSAAVNAFLRAVIRENGIPFKMKAEPIKANEKAKVIAKNVTLNHAYAAKRDEFYTEYTDVAKEMKCYKDIFQGKHVLCNCDDPFESAFFRYFVKHFNDLGLEKLSSTCYSNSTLAGSEYPLEDGAGAYEAEVNEVPEVFLERPDGSLDLESLLAIQGNKLQRLDGDGDFRSSECVSLLKKADVVVTNPPFSLFREFIKLLQKYHKKYIILGNINASTYKEVFPLFRDDKVWYGDTIHSGDRKFYVPDDYPLKAANCGVELNGRKFIRVKGVRWFTNIDNGRRHKALCLTRNYDPSFYPQYANYNAIEVNKTTNIPADYFGYMGVPITFLDKYCPEQFEIVMLANGNARTSVDDATLTRVGYTRHPNDRGGVGIINNKRVYARVIIRRRDS, encoded by the coding sequence ATGTGCTACAATGTAGCACGCTGTAACTTAATTAGCTATGGAGAAGTACAAATGGGAACTGGGCCTACAACAACGATCAGGATTGATCCGAGAGTAAAAAAAGCAGCCAGTGATATTTTTGACCAAATTGGAATCAGCATGTCTGCGGCTGTTAACGCTTTCCTCAGGGCGGTAATTCGGGAAAACGGGATACCTTTTAAAATGAAAGCTGAACCTATTAAGGCAAACGAGAAAGCAAAAGTAATCGCTAAAAATGTGACGTTAAATCATGCATATGCTGCGAAAAGGGACGAGTTTTATACGGAATATACAGATGTAGCTAAAGAAATGAAATGCTACAAAGATATTTTCCAAGGAAAACACGTACTGTGCAATTGTGATGATCCTTTTGAATCAGCCTTTTTTCGATATTTCGTCAAGCATTTTAACGACCTGGGGCTGGAGAAGTTATCATCCACGTGCTATTCGAATTCCACTTTAGCGGGTAGTGAATATCCTCTTGAAGACGGCGCAGGCGCATACGAGGCAGAAGTAAATGAAGTTCCGGAGGTCTTTCTAGAACGTCCGGATGGTTCCTTGGATCTGGAATCATTGCTTGCTATTCAAGGTAATAAGCTGCAGCGTCTAGATGGTGATGGGGATTTTCGTTCCTCGGAGTGTGTTTCATTGTTGAAAAAGGCAGATGTAGTGGTCACCAATCCCCCCTTCAGCTTATTCCGTGAATTTATAAAATTGTTACAAAAATATCATAAAAAGTATATAATTTTAGGTAACATTAACGCATCAACCTATAAAGAAGTATTTCCACTATTTCGAGACGATAAAGTTTGGTATGGCGATACCATTCACTCAGGTGATCGCAAATTCTATGTTCCTGATGATTACCCGCTTAAAGCAGCTAACTGTGGTGTTGAGTTAAATGGGAGAAAGTTTATTCGTGTAAAAGGCGTGAGGTGGTTTACTAATATTGACAACGGCCGTCGTCATAAAGCCCTATGCCTTACTCGCAATTATGATCCGTCATTTTATCCGCAATATGCGAACTATAACGCAATCGAAGTAAATAAAACCACGAATATACCAGCTGACTACTTTGGATATATGGGGGTGCCGATTACATTTCTAGATAAGTATTGCCCTGAACAGTTCGAGATTGTCATGTTAGCGAATGGAAATGCGCGTACAAGCGTTGATGACGCTACACTGACACGGGTAGGGTATACTCGCCATCCAAATGATCGTGGTGGAGTTGGTATTATTAATAATAAACGTGTATACGCTCGTGTGATCATTCGCAGGAGGGATTCTTGA
- a CDS encoding glycosyl hydrolase 115 family protein, whose translation MVTLFHPQPGNIPVTAGSGAVLADSGVRPNWLLEHGEDSAVQIATGNLMRDFAAVTGRTQRRANLIDEGSPTICLGTLGHSSWINSAVRNDQLDLTPLEDPQGEYRWEGFTLQVVDGTLYVVGTDRRGTIYGIYALSRAIGISPLHWWGNVPVRHHERICLPGDLRVFDWPSVKYRGFFINDEEELDDWARLHTPDGTIGPTTYEKVFDLILRLGGNYLWPAMHVNAFNADPRNGRLAQSMGVVIGSSHCDMLLRSNQHEWDPWVASQGGHVDYDYSLPGRNRDMIRRYWSQSVDMNRNYEVTWTLGMRGIHDTGLTTRAIDEDPNLDRKDRLQARVDLLGRVIHDQRSILRQHLGRPPQEVPQLFIPYKEVLPLYDAGLDLPEDVTIMWVNDNYGYMRRFPNQAERARSGGNGVYYHSSYWAPPRTSYRCTSSTPLTLMNDQLGKCWNRGIRRVWVDNLGAIKRLELEGSYFLHLAWNADKDHHSLSARDFVASWFDQTFADKRGSEAADLCMSYYRINNQTKIEHLHEDSFTQTGYDDEAGGRLAALRELAERSHNLGRSMKPEFREAYRSLVDLKIAMAYYVNAQFYHADRSRLEAARGALPAADRQMRISHLFQGMIRALLHWYNRELAQGDWDGILTPNRFPPPTLPQYPACRPVKVQPDQGLILTPQGAEESLKVPGNNNHARLVFDPYGIFDQWFDLDLMGSSAQEVRICADQDWIRLPEEERVVKDEWRIHVQVDNASTRAGRQGTLTIFTRPCNPEATEKAWSTPIRVDVLVGKDPRLEEGFTGYVEADGHISMDPSRGHANSDLTKATTWLATQDLGRFGSDLMQTRGWSDPDSGSGACLSLDFWLKTPGRHHLEVHRMPTLNSRGRIRLRVSLDGNRGEILESPTTDEFRGNWQETIVYNAEQLTMILPYLEAGPHQLQLIAVDDSFGIDKVVINTGRERPSRLGPAFSTWVGDGRTSKGADNGNSHTSHIDIDQTSNQITDHQPTPTTDALDRPLRNLAIEDYGIDPGHTPDEPVPYFDRDYWLHGGLYTRPKLVWPAGHQHEQKLSQNNDASKTSERIYLETADCLRQDENAWLSQDGPQNGKPRKGCWVPTDAPIYSGRGLAMRAEPRQQLWPDPGRAPGMNLAFRVGRPGNYGIWLLAQFASDLEDSCHLILDGQPLAPAQLFPRGGRLMTFATEHVWGWSEMTAVQLTGGRHVLTLEPERAGMRIARVYLACDGSRPPLDGQWPR comes from the coding sequence ATGGTCACCCTGTTTCATCCCCAGCCCGGAAACATCCCAGTGACCGCCGGATCGGGAGCAGTCCTGGCCGACTCAGGGGTCCGACCAAATTGGCTGCTGGAGCATGGTGAGGATTCGGCCGTGCAGATTGCGACCGGCAACCTGATGCGGGATTTTGCGGCCGTGACAGGCCGTACCCAGAGGCGGGCTAATCTGATCGATGAGGGCAGCCCGACCATTTGCTTGGGTACTCTAGGCCATTCCAGCTGGATCAATTCAGCCGTCCGCAACGACCAGCTCGATCTTACCCCGCTCGAAGACCCCCAAGGGGAGTATCGCTGGGAAGGCTTCACCTTGCAGGTCGTCGACGGCACACTTTATGTTGTCGGAACCGACCGGCGCGGAACCATCTACGGAATCTACGCCCTTAGCCGGGCCATTGGCATCTCACCCCTGCACTGGTGGGGAAACGTGCCAGTCCGTCACCATGAACGGATATGCCTGCCCGGCGACCTGCGCGTCTTCGACTGGCCCTCTGTCAAATACCGGGGCTTCTTCATCAACGACGAGGAGGAGCTGGACGACTGGGCCCGCCTGCACACCCCGGATGGAACCATCGGACCAACGACCTACGAAAAGGTCTTTGACCTGATCCTACGGCTGGGCGGCAACTATCTGTGGCCGGCCATGCACGTCAACGCCTTCAATGCCGACCCGCGCAACGGCAGGCTTGCCCAGAGCATGGGGGTCGTCATCGGGAGCAGTCACTGCGACATGCTTCTACGGAGCAACCAGCATGAGTGGGACCCCTGGGTGGCCTCGCAGGGCGGACATGTGGACTATGACTATTCGCTGCCTGGACGCAACCGGGACATGATTCGGCGCTACTGGTCGCAGAGCGTGGACATGAACCGGAACTACGAGGTCACCTGGACCCTGGGCATGCGCGGCATTCACGACACAGGCCTGACCACGCGCGCCATCGACGAGGATCCGAACCTGGACCGGAAGGACCGCCTGCAAGCGCGGGTCGATCTGCTCGGTCGGGTCATTCACGACCAGAGAAGCATCCTGCGTCAGCACCTGGGCCGACCTCCACAGGAGGTCCCCCAGCTCTTCATTCCCTATAAGGAGGTGCTGCCCCTCTACGACGCGGGCCTGGACCTGCCAGAAGACGTGACCATCATGTGGGTCAACGACAACTACGGGTATATGCGCCGCTTCCCCAATCAGGCCGAACGGGCACGCAGCGGAGGCAATGGGGTCTACTACCATAGCTCCTACTGGGCGCCGCCGAGGACCAGCTACCGCTGCACTTCATCCACCCCCCTGACTCTGATGAACGACCAGCTGGGTAAGTGCTGGAATCGGGGCATCCGCCGGGTGTGGGTGGATAATCTGGGGGCCATCAAGCGATTGGAGTTGGAGGGATCCTACTTCCTCCATCTGGCCTGGAATGCAGACAAGGATCACCACAGTCTGTCGGCCCGGGACTTCGTAGCCTCTTGGTTCGACCAGACCTTCGCCGACAAGCGCGGCTCTGAGGCTGCCGACCTGTGCATGAGCTACTACCGGATCAACAATCAGACCAAAATCGAACACCTGCACGAGGACTCCTTCACCCAGACAGGCTACGACGACGAGGCCGGCGGCCGCCTGGCAGCCTTACGGGAGCTGGCTGAGCGCTCACACAATCTTGGCAGGAGCATGAAGCCAGAGTTTCGTGAAGCATACCGATCGCTGGTTGACCTGAAGATCGCCATGGCCTACTACGTGAACGCCCAGTTCTACCATGCGGACCGCAGCCGCCTCGAGGCCGCCCGAGGCGCCTTGCCGGCCGCCGACAGGCAGATGAGAATCTCTCATCTCTTCCAGGGGATGATCCGGGCTCTGCTCCATTGGTACAACAGGGAGCTGGCGCAAGGCGATTGGGACGGCATTCTCACTCCTAACAGGTTCCCTCCTCCTACGCTGCCTCAGTACCCGGCTTGCAGACCGGTGAAGGTCCAACCGGACCAGGGGCTGATCCTTACGCCACAGGGAGCAGAGGAGAGCCTTAAGGTCCCCGGCAACAACAATCACGCCAGGCTGGTCTTTGATCCCTACGGCATCTTCGACCAGTGGTTTGACCTGGACCTTATGGGCAGCTCTGCACAGGAAGTGCGCATCTGCGCCGATCAGGACTGGATCCGCCTGCCAGAGGAGGAGCGGGTCGTCAAGGACGAGTGGCGAATCCATGTACAGGTCGATAACGCCTCAACCCGTGCTGGTCGTCAGGGTACGCTGACCATCTTCACCCGCCCCTGTAATCCGGAGGCAACCGAAAAAGCCTGGTCGACGCCGATCAGGGTCGATGTTCTAGTAGGCAAGGATCCTCGCCTCGAAGAAGGATTCACCGGCTACGTCGAGGCAGATGGCCACATCAGCATGGACCCCTCACGAGGACACGCTAATTCCGACCTTACGAAGGCCACCACTTGGCTGGCGACCCAAGACCTTGGGCGTTTCGGCTCGGACCTGATGCAGACCAGGGGCTGGAGCGACCCGGATTCAGGAAGCGGGGCCTGTCTGAGTCTGGACTTCTGGCTGAAGACCCCCGGCCGCCACCATCTAGAGGTTCACCGGATGCCCACCCTGAACTCACGTGGGCGAATACGCCTGCGTGTCAGCCTGGATGGCAACCGAGGCGAAATCCTGGAATCGCCCACCACTGACGAATTCCGTGGCAACTGGCAGGAGACCATCGTATACAACGCCGAGCAACTAACCATGATCCTGCCTTATTTGGAGGCAGGACCCCACCAGCTGCAACTTATTGCCGTGGACGACTCCTTCGGCATCGACAAAGTCGTGATCAACACCGGTCGGGAACGGCCCAGCCGGCTGGGACCGGCCTTCAGTACCTGGGTGGGAGATGGCCGGACCTCCAAAGGGGCTGATAACGGAAACTCTCACACATCTCACATAGACATAGATCAGACCAGCAATCAGATTACAGACCATCAGCCAACGCCCACGACCGATGCCTTGGACCGCCCCCTGCGGAACCTGGCCATCGAGGACTACGGAATCGATCCGGGTCATACCCCGGACGAACCTGTACCCTACTTTGACCGGGACTACTGGCTTCACGGCGGTTTGTATACGCGACCGAAGCTGGTCTGGCCCGCCGGACACCAGCACGAGCAGAAGCTCAGCCAGAACAATGACGCCAGCAAGACTTCAGAGCGCATCTACCTTGAGACCGCCGATTGCCTAAGACAGGACGAAAACGCCTGGCTGTCACAGGATGGGCCACAGAATGGCAAGCCTCGGAAGGGCTGCTGGGTACCCACCGACGCCCCCATTTACAGCGGCCGGGGCCTGGCCATGCGGGCCGAACCAAGGCAACAACTCTGGCCCGATCCTGGTCGGGCTCCCGGCATGAACCTGGCCTTCCGGGTTGGCAGGCCAGGCAACTATGGAATCTGGCTCCTGGCCCAGTTCGCCTCGGATCTGGAGGACTCCTGCCATTTGATTCTGGACGGCCAGCCGTTGGCCCCTGCCCAACTCTTCCCCCGAGGGGGAAGACTGATGACCTTTGCCACCGAGCATGTCTGGGGATGGTCGGAGATGACCGCCGTCCAGCTGACCGGCGGTCGGCACGTCCTGACTTTGGAGCCGGAACGGGCCGGCATGCGCATCGCACGTGTCTACCTGGCCTGTGACGGATCACGGCCGCCCTTGGATGGGCAGTGGCCCCGTTAG
- the atpB gene encoding F0F1 ATP synthase subunit A codes for MLEAMGSEAFSLAMAKPSELPTIEDFLPPEILFQGTPFAMNRIILIRFVAMVIILLVLGITAARAKLIPSRWQGAIEWVIEFIRDSVVYDTLGEIRGKRYVPMITTIFLTILVFNLCGIVPGMNIAATATITMPLVFAIWTFCQYMVTGFREQGVWGYFKSELFPAGVPWPLYIILTPIQLLEMVIVKPASLTIRLFANMIAGHLLVAVSLAFTQFYIIEASNKLLALAGVGWFVLGFALTAFEIFVAALQAYIFAILTTVYISMSYPEEG; via the coding sequence ATGCTAGAGGCAATGGGAAGTGAAGCTTTCAGTCTGGCCATGGCCAAGCCGAGCGAGCTGCCCACCATCGAAGATTTCCTGCCTCCTGAGATTCTTTTCCAGGGAACGCCCTTTGCCATGAACCGGATCATCCTGATCAGGTTCGTGGCCATGGTCATTATCCTTTTGGTGCTGGGAATCACGGCGGCAAGGGCCAAGCTGATTCCCTCCCGCTGGCAGGGGGCCATCGAGTGGGTCATTGAGTTCATCCGTGACTCGGTCGTCTATGACACCCTGGGCGAAATTCGGGGCAAGCGCTACGTGCCCATGATCACGACAATTTTCTTGACCATCCTGGTCTTCAATCTCTGTGGCATCGTGCCAGGCATGAACATAGCGGCCACGGCCACTATCACCATGCCTCTGGTCTTCGCCATCTGGACTTTCTGCCAGTACATGGTAACGGGATTCCGGGAGCAGGGCGTCTGGGGCTACTTCAAGTCGGAGCTCTTCCCAGCGGGTGTGCCATGGCCTCTCTATATTATTCTGACGCCCATCCAGTTGCTGGAGATGGTCATCGTCAAGCCGGCCTCTCTGACCATCCGACTCTTTGCCAACATGATCGCCGGCCATCTGCTGGTGGCGGTCAGTCTGGCCTTCACCCAGTTCTACATCATCGAGGCCAGCAACAAGCTCTTGGCCCTGGCTGGCGTGGGCTGGTTCGTTCTGGGCTTCGCCCTGACGGCCTTTGAAATCTTCGTGGCGGCCCTTCAGGCCTATATCTTCGCCATCCTGACCACGGTTTACATCTCCATGAGTTACCCTGAAGAAGGTTGA
- a CDS encoding homoserine O-succinyltransferase — protein MPITIPTGLPARSILDSERIFALESHEAERQEMRPLRLVILNLMPTKVETETQLLRLISKSPLQVEIDFMKTSTHQAVHTSMDHLVKFYENLDSFKDNCYDGLVVTGAPVEQMDFEQVDYWEELTRILDWASTHVFSTMYLCWGAMAGLYYRHGIAKRDLDRKVFGVFPQYLQDEYCFITNGFDEIALQPHSRWAGVDEDQVRACPDLQVLTWGPQSGSGLICTQDFSEIFVLGHWEYDRGTLAHEYQRDMAKGLGQVPFPVNYYPHDDPTLEPVFSWRAHANLLWRNWLNWVYETTPYDLDQVPTLRAAGQLGTDRSIRHAPGCPRADGYRPLSGDGYGLIPGVVNS, from the coding sequence ATGCCTATCACCATCCCCACTGGATTGCCGGCCAGATCCATCCTGGATTCGGAGCGCATCTTCGCCCTGGAAAGCCACGAGGCGGAGCGCCAGGAGATGCGTCCGCTCAGGCTGGTCATCCTCAATCTGATGCCTACCAAGGTGGAGACCGAGACCCAGCTGTTGCGGCTGATCTCCAAGTCACCGCTTCAGGTGGAGATCGACTTCATGAAGACCTCCACTCATCAGGCCGTGCACACCAGCATGGATCACTTGGTCAAGTTCTACGAGAATCTGGATTCCTTCAAGGACAACTGTTATGACGGTCTTGTCGTGACGGGTGCCCCAGTGGAGCAGATGGACTTCGAGCAGGTCGATTACTGGGAGGAACTGACCCGCATTCTGGACTGGGCCTCTACCCATGTTTTCTCCACTATGTATCTGTGCTGGGGGGCCATGGCCGGGCTCTACTACCGCCACGGCATCGCCAAGCGCGACCTGGATCGCAAGGTCTTCGGGGTCTTTCCTCAGTATCTGCAGGACGAGTACTGCTTCATCACCAATGGCTTCGACGAGATAGCCCTGCAGCCCCACTCCCGCTGGGCCGGGGTGGACGAGGACCAGGTGCGGGCCTGTCCTGATCTGCAGGTACTGACCTGGGGTCCCCAGTCGGGTTCAGGGCTTATCTGCACCCAGGATTTCTCGGAGATCTTCGTGCTGGGCCACTGGGAGTACGACCGTGGCACACTGGCCCACGAGTACCAGCGTGACATGGCCAAGGGCCTGGGTCAGGTGCCTTTCCCGGTCAACTACTACCCTCACGACGATCCGACATTGGAGCCGGTCTTCTCCTGGCGGGCCCACGCCAACCTGCTCTGGCGCAACTGGCTGAACTGGGTATACGAGACCACCCCTTATGATCTGGACCAGGTGCCGACTCTACGGGCGGCGGGTCAACTAGGCACCGACCGATCCATCAGACACGCTCCTGGATGTCCACGCGCCGACGGATATCGTCCCTTGTCTGGTGACGGGTACGGGCTTATTCCCGGCGTTGTTAATAGTTAA